Below is a window of Leifsonia sp. NPDC080035 DNA.
AGCCGACCAGCGACGACACCAGCCAGATGACGATGGTCGCCGGGACGATCCGCGGCGCGTACTCGGGCAGCCGGCCGGAGGCGCGGGTCGCCTCCAGGTCGCCGCGCCAGCGCCGCACGAAGAAGTACTCGGCGACGATGATGCCGGCGATCGGCGGGAAGGCGACGCCGAGGACGGTGAGGAATCCGGTGAACTGCGCCAGGATGCCCGCGGCGGCAAGCACCGAGCCGACGACGCCGAGGACGATCGTGGTGGTGACCCGGTGCAGATTCTTCGAGAACGCGGTCGAGATGAAGTTCACAAGGCCCAGGGTCGACGAGTACAGGTTCCAGTCGTTGATCTTCAGGGTGCCGGTGATGACGATGATCAGGCCGACGAAGCCGATGGAGGACGTGACGATCGCCACGATGTTGCCGCTGGCGGCCGCGTGGGCCAGCAGCACGCCGGCCAGGCCGATCACGAACTCGCCGAGGGTCACGCCGACGACGGTCTGCTTGACGACGTCCGCCTTCGAACGGTTGAACCGTGTCATGTCGGCGGTGATGATCGCGCCGACGATCAGGCCGCCGGCGACGATGCCGGTGCCCTGCCAGACGGTCATCGTCGGACCGGGCGCGGGGGAGGTGAGCAAGTCGCCGAGCGAGTGCTTGCTCAGCTCGCTGATCACCGACCACCCGACCAGGATGAGGAACAGCGGCACGGTGATGTTCGCCAGCCACTGCATCCCGACGAAGCCGTACGCGACGATAGCGGTGACCGCGAGCCCGAACAGCAGGCTCCACACCCAGATCGGCATGACGCCGGGCATCAGCGCGTCGAGCGACTCCGCCGAGATGGCCGACTGGATGCCGAACCAGCCGATCAGGCTGATGCCGATCGCGAGGCCCACGAGCGAGGCGCCGATCTCGCCGAAGCCGGTCCAGCGGGCCAGGAGGGCGGTGTTCAGGCCCTCCTTCTGCCCGATGATGCCGACGATGCACATGATGACCTCGAGGATGATCGAGCCGAGGAGCAGGGCGAGTGCGGCCTGGCCGAAGCTCATGCTGTAGCCGAGGGTCGCGCCGAGGAGGAACTGCGAGAGGGCCGAGACCTGACCGAATCGCTGCACGGCGATCCCGAACCAGGGCTTGCGCGCGTCCGGGGTGACGCGGCTGAGGGCGAAGTCGTCGGCATGTGCTGTACGTGCCATGAGGGGTCCTATCGACGAGTGGGAGGGTTGCGAACACGGTAGTTCGCCGCCTCCGGTCGAGGAATGTGCGTTGTGCACGAATCGCATGGTTCAGTGTGCGGAGTGCACACATCCAGGCCTTCGCGTGCGGTCAGCCAGCGGTCAGGAGCGCGACGACCGGCCGGTCCGCGTCCGCCCAGTCCAGCCCGGCGAGCTCGGCCGGCAGCAGCCAGCGCAGGGCGTCGTGGTCGGTGCTGCCCGTGGGGAGGGGCCCATCCAGCGCGGCGGCGTAGCAGGCGAGGTCGACCCGGCCGGTCGCGGTGCGGTCCAGCAGCTCGCCGACGTGGATGCGCGCGCCGAGCTCCTCGCCGATCTCGCGCGCGAGCGCCTCCTCCGGGCTCTCCCCGGCCTCCACCTTCCCGCCAGGGAACTCCCAGCGTCCCGCCGCGTCCTTGTGCGGGGCCCTGCGGCAGGCGAGCAGGCGACCGTCGTGCTCGATGACGGCGGCGACGACGTGGATGCGACTCACGCCTCCATTGTGCCGTGCGGGTCGGGAGGCGTT
It encodes the following:
- a CDS encoding cytosine permease yields the protein MARTAHADDFALSRVTPDARKPWFGIAVQRFGQVSALSQFLLGATLGYSMSFGQAALALLLGSIILEVIMCIVGIIGQKEGLNTALLARWTGFGEIGASLVGLAIGISLIGWFGIQSAISAESLDALMPGVMPIWVWSLLFGLAVTAIVAYGFVGMQWLANITVPLFLILVGWSVISELSKHSLGDLLTSPAPGPTMTVWQGTGIVAGGLIVGAIITADMTRFNRSKADVVKQTVVGVTLGEFVIGLAGVLLAHAAASGNIVAIVTSSIGFVGLIIVITGTLKINDWNLYSSTLGLVNFISTAFSKNLHRVTTTIVLGVVGSVLAAAGILAQFTGFLTVLGVAFPPIAGIIVAEYFFVRRWRGDLEATRASGRLPEYAPRIVPATIVIWLVSSLVGYFVTWGIPAISSLILSIVLYTIAGRLGWVRGVGRARTLQPASAADPATETGTGGTTGTTGSAEAIPSN
- a CDS encoding (deoxy)nucleoside triphosphate pyrophosphohydrolase translates to MSRIHVVAAVIEHDGRLLACRRAPHKDAAGRWEFPGGKVEAGESPEEALAREIGEELGARIHVGELLDRTATGRVDLACYAAALDGPLPTGSTDHDALRWLLPAELAGLDWADADRPVVALLTAG